Within Vigna unguiculata cultivar IT97K-499-35 chromosome 2, ASM411807v1, whole genome shotgun sequence, the genomic segment TTGGTGAGAGTGGGGTTGCTTTGTGGGGGAATCTGATTCCAGAGACTGGCTTTTTCTGTTTGGATAAGGTGATATAGACTGGACTTTCTTTGTGGGAATGGGGAGAGAAGGTGTTAATTATGGTGGCTTGGAGCACTGGTCAGTGGTTGTGTGAGGGAGACACAGTTGAGGAACTGATTTTAGAGTATGGAGCTTAGTAGTTTGGTTTTCTGGCTACTGGGGTTGCTGCTTTTGCAGTTGATGGAGATTTCTTCTGCTGCTCTTTCTCCATCTGGCATAAACTATGAAGGTTAATGTTCttcatggattttttttttttgttttgttcattGAGATCTTTGGTGAAACTTGTGAAGTGAAGGGTTGTGAATTGATGATTTAAGGCACACAAGTTGTGCATATTGACCAATTTAATTGTGCTGGAAACTAGTAGGCACGGTAGCTCGGTGGTTAAGGTTGATGTAATGATTCTATTTCTGTCGTGATTTTTCCGTTTTCATTTTCCTTGAGAATTTAACTGCTACCTAACTATCTATAACAAAATAGCAGCAGAGAggttcttcttccttttttctaatagggtttttctttttcttcttcttcttcttcttccccatACCTAGGGTGTTGTGGTGGGGTCTTCAGTTTcctattttattgtattttcttGGCCGATCAATGCTCTTCTTATCTGTGTGCTGGAGGTAAAAGAGAATTTCGGATGAAACTTCTTACCCAATCTTCTGTTTGTTCCTTCAACAGTTGTAGCCCTGATGGCTATAAAGGGTGACTTGACTGATCCTCACAACGTTCTGGAAAATTGGGATTCTAGTTCTGTTGATCCATGTAGCTGGAGGATGGTTACGTGTTCCACTGATGGTTCCGTTTCTGTATTGTAAGTTGCTTGGCCTTTAAGTGAGTTCTAGAGTGATGAAGAAGTTTCACGAGGCGATGATTAGAAAGTGAACCCAACCAACTTTTGTTACTTTGATTTTCAACTaaaggagttttttttttctcttatcagGGGATTTCCGAGTCAGAACTTGTCTGGTACACTATCTCCCGGAATTGGAAACCTTACTAACTTGCAATCTGTGTAAGTCTGCTATTTTTGTTGAGTTTGGCATCAGTGTCTTTAAGTTCTTGTTGATCAACTCTATCCTTTCAGAAACTCATACTTCCCCCGAATTATATGCTGAATgagtgaaaacaaaaatttacaaCTATGCTTTATTAATTATACACATGCAGGTTGCTTCAGAATAATGCCATTTCTGGTAGGATTCCTCCTTCAATAGGAAACTTGAAAAAGCTTCAGACACTTGATCTTTCCAATAATGCATTTAGCGGCGAGATACCCAGTTCTTTGGGAGGCCTCAAGAACCTGAATTATTTGTAAGTTACAGAAAGCATTTCTAAAGAACCTAATGGTTGCAGTGATTATGAGTTTGTTAATTGCTTAGCAGTGACTTATGAAATTGTATTTCTTACTCAATGTAAATTATATTGCATGCCAGGAGGTTAAACAATAACAGCCTTACAGGATCCTGTCCTCAGTCTCTTAGCAACATCGAAGGTCTAACCCTTGTGTAGGTCTTTCTTACCTTGCTACaccattatttttcctttttgcctAATCATATTTGAGTTTTATCTTAGAAAACCAGGGACAGATTCAAAGCTTTGATTTCTATCTAAAAGACAGTTATGTTAACTCTTATGACTTGAATATGTACAGGGACCTCTCCTACAACAATCTGAGTGGTTCCTTGCCTAGAATATCGGCAAGAACATTAAAGTAAGTTCATTTCGGATTTCgtcatcttttttttcttctgtattCAAGTTCAAAACAGGGCAGTGTAGTTTATCTCTTGCTCAATTATTTACTTCAGGATTGTGGGTAACCCTTTAATTTGTGGTCCAAAAGCAAACAACTGTTCTTCTGTTTTACCAGAGCCACTTTCCTTCCCTCCAGATGCACTAAGAGGTGTTAATCTATCATTGAACTCTGCTCTCACATTATTGTTTCTTTGAATAAATATATGGCATGCTTAGATATGGTGATTTGGTTTTCTAGGCCAATCAGATTCTGGTAAAAAAAGCCATCATGTGGCACTTGCTTTTGGTGCAAGCTTTGGTGCTGCATTTGTCATTGTGATTATAGTTGGGTTTCTTGTTTGGTGGCGATATAGACGCAACCAGCAGATATTCTTTGATGTTAACGGTTAGTACTCTCACTTTcctttttataattctttttctttttatctctaATGCTCTATCAGTAAACCTTATggcaaatttgtaaaaaatcgTTTGCTCATCATTGTACTGTTGGAGCACACAATtgtttaatgatattttttcaaGGAATTCACATCTTAGATACTCGCTTCAATTCATGTTTGTTACGCTGGCAAAGTTAATTGACCCGCTTTTACCTAACACTAAGCGACGTTGCTTCCAAAGGACTTTTGTCTATTTCTGACCATTCAACATGTTGCACTTTTTCTTgattgtttatactattttccAACTACTCTAAGCTTATTAAATCAGCTGTAAGACTTATGCATATAATGAAATAGGTTTAAATCTCGATGGTGACCTTTTGCAACATGACCAACAACAGCTGTCATTGTTCTTAACTTggaaaatttgttgaaaatcttagttgaaaattttatctgGTGTTATGCAAATTTTGTAATGAgtattctagaaaaaaaaaattgaggatgAACAGTACAACTGTGGTATATTTAATGTGTAATTCATATAAGGATCACCTTCTTTGAAGGGAAGAGGAGCAGATAACATTAGCATATTGTGTACATTTTATAGTTCAACACAGTATCATTATAAAAATCCATTCCCCTAATGTGATATCAGCATATGTTGTGTTCCTATACCAAAATACTGTGCATGCTagaacttttatttcttctccTTTGCTGATGTTCAATTAACACTTGTGTGTGTTTGTTATTTGGCAGAACATTATGATCCAGAGGTGCGTCTTGGTCATTTAAAAAGGTTTTCTTTCAAAGAGCTTCGAACTGCAACAGACCATTTCAACTCAAAGAACATTCTTGGAAGAGGTGGCTTTGGAATAGTCTACAAGGCGTGCTTAAATGATGGGTCTGTTGTGGCTGTTAAGAGGTTAAAGGACTACAATGCAGCTGGTGGTGAGATCCAATTTCAAACAGAAGTTGAGACAATCAGTTTGGCTGTCCACCGGAATCTTCTCAGGCTTTCAGGGTTTTGCAGCACTCAGCATGAAAGGCTCCTCGTTTATCCATATATGTCTAATGGAAGTGTAGCCTCTAGATTAAAAGGTTAGATCTGAACTTTACGGTCTGTTATTTACTGTTGGAAGTCTCACGTCAACTAGAGATAAAGACTAATTAGACTTAAAGTCAACTTCTCAACATTTACATAACCGGTATACTAATAACTGGCTGGACTCACAATGTTCAACCTGTTTTATGTCAACTGACAGTAATCTGTTGTATGATCATTTGAATATTACATTCAGATAACCTTGTGTAGGTATTTAGATTATGTTAACTGGCCACTTTTGTTAATACTAATACACAACTAGCCCTTTTGTGCTGAGTTACTATTATTCAGTCACAAAACCTATTACCTTCTGTTCTTAGCTCTCACTTATAGGTAggggtaataattataattcaattcCGCAAGATCATTTTAAacttatttgtttttggttttggatTTATGCACCAGATCATATCCATGGCCATCCGGCGTTAGATTGGAGTAGGCGGAAGAGAATAGCTTTAGGTACAGCAAGAGGGTTGGTTTACTTGCATGAACAATGTGATCCTAAGATTATTCACCGTGATGTGAAAGCAGCTAACATATTGCTAGATGAAGACTTTGAAGCTGTTGTTGGTGATTTTGGTTTAGCCAAGCTTCTGGATCACAGAGACTCCCATGTGACCACTGCTGTGCGTGGCACTGTTGGTCACATTGCTCCAGAGTATCTATCCACTGGCCAATCATCAGAAAAGACTGATGTGTTTGGGTTTGGAATCTTGCTGCTTGAACTGATCACAGGTCACAAGGCTCTAGATTTTGGGCGAGCAGCGAACCAGAAAGGTGTAATGCTTGATTGGGTAAGCTGTCCACACACTTTCACTCTTTTCAacattctcttttcttcttcagtTAGCATATCACTCTTTTACAAGTTTTAGAATGTAGTTATTCCCACAACTTACAATGAATGATTTGTTGGCACTTGGAGCAACTttctttttatatgtataaCTTGTCTTCCTAGAAATTTTAATGGAAAAAGTACTTGAGTAGCTTCTTAAACAGTAGTTAGTATTAGTAAACCAGTTTGGTTGACATTAATACTTACCAGGTCTGATTCTAAGCAACTAAAAGTGAAATGTTTTTATTGGGAAAGAAAACATTAACTCCATCATAAATACAAAAGGTATGagataaatgttattatttaataaaaacctTACATTTTGAGATGCTTAAACTCAGCCTTTTAAGTGTATTGATTAGAAAGCAACATTTTAGCTTAACTAATGGTATTGAATTGAATTTCTATGAATGCAACTGGATTAAGAAAACAGTGAGAGTTTTACCCTTAATGATCCTAAAAATCAAGGTGACATTAAACCTCCAAAATATTCATCAGGGTTGATTGGTGCtgacaaaaatgctaaaagaaTTGACCACTTCAACTGAAAGTTATTCATTCTCTCTTGTTCTTGGTAAATGGGTGTAAAAGATAAATTTGTGTCCTGAAAAACCATTCTTTTGTTTAATGTGAATGAAACAACTTTCAGGTTAAGAAGCTCCATCAGGATGGAAGATTAAGTCAAATGGTGGACAAAGATCTAAAGGGAAACTTTGATATGATTGAGTTAGAAGAAATGGTTCAGGTTGCACTCTTGTGCACACAATTCAATCCTTCACACCGCCCCAAGATGTCAGAAGTGTTAAAGATGTTGGAAGGGGATGGCTTGGCTGAGAGATGGGAGGCCTCACAGAGGATTGAAACACCGAGGTTTCGGTCTTGTGAGCCTCAAAGATATTCAGATTTAATAGAGGAATCTTCACTCATAATTGAAGCCATGGAGCTTTCTGGCCCTAGGTGACAAGCATCTTGGTTTTCCACTATAGCTCCCTGTTTAAAAGATGTAGTTTAAATGCTAAAAATGACATTCTCATTAGTGTCAATAGCTATGTAATGCACGTATTCAtctgtaaaaagaaaaaaaaaaaagggaaagtcATGTATAAGTATCTTGTTGGAATGTTCATTTTACTTTCTTCAgaaaaattttgaatcaatgtTAGAGAATTGTATCTAGTTGCACTTAACATGATCTTGCTGTGCGGAAGCTTTCGAATAAGCAAATTAAGAAGAAAGAATTATAAAACAGGCCATACATTaagtttaaaacatatttaaattaattataaattacaatataTGTGGTAAGTTTgttcatttttatgtttattatttgaaagTGTTATTAGCAACTGTAGTTATGTTAACCATGGCTTTTTACATTAACTGTGTGTGGTCTTTTAGTGCTGAAGTTTGAATGAAGAAAAGGTGATAAGAGTGTCCTATTGTGTATCTCCCTTTGTTTTTGGCTATAACCAGAAGAGATTTCtgattttttatgttaagtAGGGAAGAATGTTGAATTCTATGACTGTGTGATCTCTGagttcttttttaaatatggaaatgatagtaacatatatatttagtatatattatatattgtattgtATACTGcattgcatatttttttattgattaaaaattaattatgaaactGAGGATGAGACTAATTTAATAAGCTAGGAGTCTTGcataaactttttatttgtaACAAATTTAAACTGATAGGTGAGTGTGTTAGAGTGTACTGGTAACATTTCTTCACAATTTATGGTTATGGTCGGCgcaaaatattttctatttaaacttaaatatgtttttatattaataaattatcaaattttgttttaggctaatcataaaaaatttaaatttttgttaataaaaaaattacttcatAGATCACAATATGTGATATCCTAAAAATTTCATTATCTATAGGACatataataagtattttatagATCTCATTAATATAAACATATGATCCAACATAATAGTTAAAATCATTACAGAATAATAGTCATAAGGTTTAAGGTTTTTCATAAGACTCAGACTTGTTTAAGTTCATTCAATCCCAAAATCTAGAAATGCtcctaataaaaataatactatttagTCTTTAAAAATCCTGATCCAGTTCCAGAGCTATTAGTCCTATCTACACCTCCCACTGCTCACGTATATATGACCATTGTAGGAAAAATTCCAACACAATATAGCAACAAAAGTGaactaatatatttaaaagaggagtaggaaaagaataaatcataTCATAACATGTctaaaaaagtttaaatgtcaaacatataataaaacagtaatttgaacaaaagaaaatagttttcaTACGTGAAGACTTAAAAATTTTTGTACAATTCAATTTTGTGCAACTATAAAAATTGTACGTTCAAATTTGTACACAATTAGTTTTATTAGATGTTTTAGACTAGTGTATTGAATTGAGTCGTGAAACTCTACAACTATCATGTTTGATTTCAAACTCTGGAGTGATGTTCTATTACTTATGACCAATATTTCTAACCAAGATATGATAAGATTAACCCCACTCGTTCTCTAAGTATAATCTTTCTCATACCATATAATCTGTCATGTGGAGATTCATTCTACTCACATCACCTAAATGTCCTACTCTATATGAGTTAAATACTAGTTGAGACAGGATAGTCTCATCCCAAAGTTCTCTTCAACCACACATCATTAGAGGCAGGGCACCCAACAACATCcactatcaattttaaaataattccaGATATCAATACTATATAACTTGTTATAACATATCATATTCACCTAAATATATGTATCTACATTACATGCACACAACTCACTCTTATAAAATACTGCTATTTAGTATAAAGTTTCACGAAATTAACTTCTAAGCATTAGAAACACTACAACCCACATTTAAACTATACACATTATTTCTTATCATCACAAACTCTTTCTCAATTCTGCATAACTTATTTTCACTAAACAATCATTATAGATTCACATACAATATtcatagattttatttttttctcgtAATCACCCACAATTTACCATATTTTCAATCTCATCGGTCAATCCTCCCATACCCACATTAAAACACACTTCAAAACACATAAACCCCAATTCTACTTTCAAAACAGAGACCCAATATTTCAAGAAGAAATTAACCATTCATTCAATTcaatgttaaaaaagaaaatttttaaatgattaattttccTTACAAAAACTTATCAATGTTCTCTTTGAACACCACCGCTATACCACTTAAATTTGACCTATACACACACTTCAGAATCCCTAATGATAGTCAACTTACGATTCCAAGACCACCATATAATAAGAGTGTGTCTAGAACATAAAATAGAGTGGTTCTTAGTAAAGAGATAGATTATACTTACCTAAATATAACTGCATAAACAGATTGTAAGACTTGTTGGAAGAGGACTTCTATTACTTCGATATTTGAAAAGGATGATGAACAATATTAGATTCGTGAATAAACATGgaataagaaaaaggaaactTTTTATGAACAATATGGGCAAGAGGATTTTGTCTGCCCATGCCCACATTCTCTTCTAGTGAAGACTATATTTTTAgagtttttaacttaaaataaataaaataaaaatagcatatcaataatttttgttttgttttatttttatagctAGGTATATCTATATCTGGGTCTCAACTATTAAAAACACTACCTAAACTATTGTTAGGAcaacaaataaaactaaaaagaataaagaagatatGTTAGAGACTGAATGCAAAACTTCACAATTTATCACAAATTAAagacatatttaaatatttcatttattatttaaagtcCCCAAATCGATCATTTCTTGTATTAATGAAATCTTATATAGTAagaatcaataaatatatattttaatttttaaaacttatcttTAGTAGCAATATTGGCATCACAATTGTGGATCCATCCTCTCCCGTAATCATGTTGATAAATCctttgaatttcattttattcAAGTTTTATTGAACCATTAACTcctttttaaataatcataaaacaTGTGAACCTAACACAATCATGAATCATCAACATTGATGTACCATGATGTGATGATCTTCTTCCCTTATGCTAAACCAACTTCCACACTCAAATAATTACCTAACCCACAATCCATTGCTAAACTGTCATAATCAATAAAACAACATATTAACCATAAAACATGTCCATAGAACCTTATCACTCAACTTGAAACTATCATCCAAATCTCAAACACCATAATTGTAAAGGGAATCAAATTAATGATGGCTTATAGATGAGAATATGTGAGTGTGGGAAGAAAAgattttatcataataaaatatatttttttgtgatcCAATTAATGGTATTAAATATATCTCTCACTCACCttacaataatatttcaaacacattttttctgtattaataaaatttattaaaaattgcaATTTTGTGGGTCTCGcttcattttattaatatatatcatGTTTTACCCTGTTCAATAGATCTTAATTAATAGAAATTGTGTTAATAAGGGTGTGTTATGAGGTTGTATGTCTATTTGTAATACTCTTAATCTTTACTAACTTAAACGATGAATAGAGGAAAACATTGAAAGGGAAGTTCAAATTGGAGTGTATGAGTGAATCTAAATCAAACTTAGATGACGAAgatattgtttttgttatgtatttgtttaaaaaaatagattgaaattttgggtttaagtttttatcatttgaatataatttaattaaatataatatttagacTTGAATTGAACCTATCAATAAACAATGAAAATACATATTAACGTATAACTGGGAAATTGTATAAAATTAGGATTAGAATGGATAACAAATCATATTCGGTCCACTATCACACTttttctccctgcacctccaacacTTTCTTTTGCACTCCCAATGCTTTACATTAGTTATCATAATGTCCCATGAGTAAAGTAGTAGAcagtaattaatataattatcgAGATTTATTAGTTTGTTGGTGTTTGTATGTTTTAAAGTGAACCCTTGCACTTCCTAATTCACTTTCTCAAAATCACGAAGCACGCTAGGCTCTACGGCGTTTTATTTTGGAACTACGTTTCAACTTGTGGTCCTAAATTCTTCAGCTTTTTTCGTTACTTTGTACTGTTTTGCACACTTCATtgaaccttttttattttcaggtACCAAGTTATACTTTCTTTTGCATTATATGGGTTTTATTTTTGATTATGATGCTAAGTatgttgttttgttgtgttaTGTTCGTGTTGTATATGATTTtgttatatatgattttattgttgtgttatgTTGGTTTTTTGATGGTTTTATTAGTTATGTGTTTCGGATTTTGACATTGATTTTTGTAATCGTCATATTTAGACATTTGGTAGTGGAAATCAGCGTATTTGGATATGAAcgatatttcaaaatttgtttttgaaagCACCGGATTATGACATCGGGTAAAGAAAAATAACGGATATCGACGtctagtgaaaaaaattaactgGATTTAGACATTTAGCAATAAGGTAAACCAGATTTTGACGTATGGTGAAGAGTTTAACAATATTTTGACATCCGGGCAATTGGAAACAAATTTCACTTTTGTATACCGAATGTCAAAATCCAATTAAGCTATTCTTTTTGGGTCTCATTCATTCATGGAGGTTCTACCCCTTTAGGTTGGAGAGGATGATGAGCTATAAAATTTGAGGCAAAAATGCGAGTAGGAGACGCAATTGGAGAATGAAACAGTTATCAAAAATCTTGGGAGAAGGATCACTTATACTCTATGGTTCCatttctatttgttgagattagatgtaaaacACTGAAGACCTGTGTAAAATTATGTtgttaatatgtatatatattaggGTGACAATGTGGGTTTGACCCAGCAGGCCGGCCAAAAAAACACGGAGCAGGTCAAGATATTAAGCCCCTGGCCCGCAAAAGCTCGACCCACATAATTTGTATCCCATGGCCCGTGCGGGTTGGCCCGTGGCGTGTACAGGTTGGCTCGTAAActgcataaaaaaatttgcacttgtgtatattgcTTACTTTGTCTCTGAATTTTTTGCATGAATGTTCCAAAATCTTGTATGAGTAGAAAAAATAagtgttatgtattttttaatatgctaAAATTTGAAGAGTACATCGTATATGTCAAAGTACGAAtttgaatatgatgaaaatgttgaattatcaatttatcatcaaactccccaaagtctttgtttactttttaaagtttcctaatttgttgaacattgaaAACTTTATCATaagtattaaaagaaaaaaagaaaaagaagcgGACTCGCACTATGTGAGATGGGCCGAACTTTTCAACACGCATTTTCAATGCGGGGCAGGCCAGCTCGACCCACATTTTGTTGGCCAAGTGCGAGGCGAGCCTAAACGGGTCAGACCGACctgcattgccacccctaataTATTTCCAATTCaagttagtatttgattttcaTGTTTAATGCTTGATGTGGATTGTTATCATGCTTGATTTGTGATTCTTGAGgtgttgaaaaatatctttagaATCTAAACTTGAAATTGTATACTTAATGGatgcttgtatctaggaatagaACTTAGTTCATTAGTAGTCTTAGACTCTTGAAATTTAATGATTTCATTTGTTGGGGATTCAAGGGATTAAAATTTCATGAGTTATTATAGGCTTAAAGTCATTAGAGATAagatttgaatatatttatgagttttattttaccatgaatatggaattgagATGATTGATGATGCATCAAAATAAAGTCTAGTATTTTGTAAATACACTATTTTAAATTCTTGTTACACACtaattgtttgataaaaatacaaaaaacaattTATGATGTTTTTGTGATCTTTGTTGTTTAATTAAGTTGTGAATGAAAAAATTGTCATATATTACATAAGTTGTATGGAAGAGaaagataaaatacttattacttATTAGGTTGCGATCGTTATcgtgttgatttttttaattaacaccATAATGCTAGGGTAAAAGTGACTAGGGTGAGGGTTGTGAGGATTAAATAAGGAGGGAGGAGTGATTAATTTTAGTTGGTAAAAAGTGGTAAAAGGTTGTTTTCGGAATTTAAGAAATATATGGGGGTGCACAATAAAGTGTTGGAGGTGGAGGTAGAAGAGCCAGGAATAAGTTTTcctatatatatgaaatataaaatttaaatatggttTTAATCTTTAAGATATCATATAAGATTCTAATtgagttaattatattttaaagatttctCGACTATATCGAAGGCAATTAATTTgttcaaaatatgtaaattatttttttaattatcatattaaattatGATGGAGAGACTTGATTGTAGATGAGAAAAAGTATAACTAAACCTAATTCAgattaaatttttctatttaggAAATTGCATAGGAAAACGTTTTGttgatgataaaatatattaagtagGTAACTTAGGTTTCGAATTAATGCTTATGTAAAATTCCCATTAGTAAGGACTTTTCacttttgtatttgattttatatttcaataaacGTATAGCCGCATAAAGATGTTATAGTTGTTCCCcagatataattaaattaaattttaacattttagtttttaaaaacattataagtTTTACTTCTcaaattagttttttcttttaaacaaacTGTCATTAATTTAACCccgaaaaataaactaaaaaaagtaactaaaactAAACTATAAAAACGGAActattttcattgaaaaaaaaaccaaactattttgacatttttgttttttaaaactgaaatactaaaataatagtttaatataattttaactgttatgaaagttaaaataaattgttttatataatcATCCATCACCCATTCttgaaattacttttattattttagatgaacgttaaattatatatattttttcaatatattgtatataaattgtaaattttatttgttataaaataaaataaaatttaattgatatattttaacaacTTCACTTTGACTTTAACTTTATCCACCTTTACTTTTGAAGAATCTAAGAGATCAATGCcactaatatattaatataattcttttatttaaaaattactttattcaTCTCAATATAAAAAAGATCAAATCTTATAGTTCGTTTAATACGCAACTAAAGAAAAATATCGTACATTCAGATAAAAAGTAATTCAGTTAAAAACCTATTAAATACCTATTACAAATTATTTCTATATATGGCTATTCAAATGTGCCTATATTTATTCCTACTCATTCAAATCTCAATCTTTacgaaaattacaaaaaaagttgacatatatttttattacaattataaCTTTTTGCAGATTCATATCATGTCTAACATAATgcacttaattttattttttt encodes:
- the LOC114173313 gene encoding protein NSP-INTERACTING KINASE 3 codes for the protein MELSSLVFWLLGLLLLQLMEISSAALSPSGINYEVVALMAIKGDLTDPHNVLENWDSSSVDPCSWRMVTCSTDGSVSVLGFPSQNLSGTLSPGIGNLTNLQSVLLQNNAISGRIPPSIGNLKKLQTLDLSNNAFSGEIPSSLGGLKNLNYLRLNNNSLTGSCPQSLSNIEGLTLVDLSYNNLSGSLPRISARTLKIVGNPLICGPKANNCSSVLPEPLSFPPDALRGQSDSGKKSHHVALAFGASFGAAFVIVIIVGFLVWWRYRRNQQIFFDVNEHYDPEVRLGHLKRFSFKELRTATDHFNSKNILGRGGFGIVYKACLNDGSVVAVKRLKDYNAAGGEIQFQTEVETISLAVHRNLLRLSGFCSTQHERLLVYPYMSNGSVASRLKDHIHGHPALDWSRRKRIALGTARGLVYLHEQCDPKIIHRDVKAANILLDEDFEAVVGDFGLAKLLDHRDSHVTTAVRGTVGHIAPEYLSTGQSSEKTDVFGFGILLLELITGHKALDFGRAANQKGVMLDWVKKLHQDGRLSQMVDKDLKGNFDMIELEEMVQVALLCTQFNPSHRPKMSEVLKMLEGDGLAERWEASQRIETPRFRSCEPQRYSDLIEESSLIIEAMELSGPR